GCCCGACTCGGAGCCGATCAATTCAATGAGGTCCCAGCTCTCGATCCCCTCATTGCAAAGCCATTCACCGAGGGCGCGGGCCACGCGGGGTTGCTCACCCGGCGGCGAAAGGATGGTGAGATACTCCGAGCAGACTTCGCCGGATCCCAAAAAGCGAACCACGCGTCCTCGGCCGGCCGTCGGCTCGACATACCAGGGCGCGAGACCAATCACCTGGCCAGCATCGTCTTCGACGGCGAGCACGAACAGCTCAGTCGAGGCTTGACGGTAATTCCGCCACCACGGGACGAGCCAGTCCCAGCGCCGAAAGGGAACGTCGCCGGCCAGACGGTTCCAGTCATCCGCGAGCGCGGCCAAATCGACCATCGTCTTCAACCGCCGCGCGTGCAGCCGCGCCGTGGAGCGAACGACCGCGTTGGCGCCGGTCGTGAAATTGGCCGGCGCGAGACCGGTCCATTGCGATTCATTCGCATTCGCCGAATCAGACCTCAGTCGGCTTGTTGTTTCGACGACAGCAACCGTCACGTTTGGCGTGCAAGGCGTGTCGAAAGTCGATGGGTTTTCCATAAGTCTAACCGCTCATCAAGTCTTCAGCGAATTGCCAACCCGACTTGAGCCATTGCACCGCGCTGCCTCCGGCCGAGCGAACTCCGAACCGCAACCGGGCCGACATTCGGCTCGGCACGATCATCGCGTCGTAAGTGGCCCGGGGCGCGGCTCGCCAATGCGACTTATACGGCTCATCGCCGCGCAAAAAATCGAAGAATTGGTCTCCGCGTTCGATCGCCCGCCGGATCGCCGCGAGATTCGAAAGTCGTCCGGGCTGGTGGGCAAGCCGATCGGGATCGATGCCCGATTGATAGGCATACACGACGCGGGACCCGGCCAGATGGTATTCGGCGGCGATCGGACGACCATCCATTTCCAACCAGCTCATGAGCAAATCATTCCGCGGAAGCAGCCGCGCGGCGAGTTCGGAGTGAAATGCCAGGAACCGCGGCGAAGCGAAGCAGCCGGCCTGGCCGCGTTTTTGCCACCGTCGTTGGTGCAAATCGACC
The DNA window shown above is from Pirellulales bacterium and carries:
- a CDS encoding GNAT family N-acetyltransferase, which gives rise to QGCVIRFLGGGEVCSEYPSLLVRDGDEEGAAGTLADWLIRNGASHGPDRWDALKLVGVEHDDLTVGQLLRHLTDRGQFVQRRSGLNCWRLTLPSTWEKYLAMLSKCHRKQLRRLDRDYFRSGRAVVHWVRQPRDLERALAILVDLHQRRWQKRGQAGCFASPRFLAFHSELAARLLPRNDLLMSWLEMDGRPIAAEYHLAGSRVVYAYQSGIDPDRLAHQPGRLSNLAAIRRAIERGDQFFDFLRGDEPYKSHWRAAPRATYDAMIVPSRMSARLRFGVRSAGGSAVQWLKSGWQFAEDLMSG